In the genome of Dermacentor silvarum isolate Dsil-2018 chromosome 1, BIME_Dsil_1.4, whole genome shotgun sequence, one region contains:
- the LOC119464488 gene encoding carboxypeptidase B-like gives MESAGIQYHVNSDNLQSLVNEEKRLIAPDDASATRGETSSDLLDYARYYSYKSVTKALLGFAKVHSFLETQVIGQTHDDNDIIAVKVASESDLPVILIDCGVHAREWITISACMYIVNELVSRHQERTSDVSEIFDYEWRVIPCLNPDGYEFSRKSNRMWRKNRSVQYLSNGTKCYGTDLNRNFDVSFCSTPDEADPCKETFCGKAPFSEPESHAFREYVTEFRNRIAFYFSFHAFGDLWLIPYGFRSERPPDYDELMARANRAVSAIQEVSGTVYKAGSISSLLYIAPGTAIDWMYVKKGIRMSFTIEISSEKNGFFLNQSNVIDVPKQAWVGVVAAIQ, from the exons ATGGAGTCGGCTGGCATACAGTATCACGTCAACTCGGACAACTTGCAGAG TCTGGTGAACGAAGAGAAGCGCCTCATCGCCCCCGACGATGCGAGCGCTACCAGAGGGGAAACTTCTTCGGATCTTCTCGACTACGCGCGCTATTACAGCTACAAGTCT GTAACGAAGGCGTTGCTGGGATTTGCAAAAGTCCACAGCTTTCTTGAAACGCAAGTTATTGGGCAAACTCACGATGACAACGACATCATCGCTGTGAAG GTAGCCAGCGAAAGTGACCTTCCCGTTATTCTGATCGACTGCGGTGTTCATGCCAGGGAGTGGATCACCATCTCCGCTTGCATGTACATCGTCAACGAG CTTGTCAGCCGCCATCAGGAGCGAACCTCAGACGTCTCCGAAATATTCGACTACGAGTGGCGAGTGATTCCCTGCCTCAATCCTGACGGATACGAGTTCTCTAGGAAATCG AACAGGATGTGGAGGAAGAATCGATCGGTTCAGTACTTGTCCAATGGCACGAAGTGTTACGGTACCGACCTCAACCGTAATTTCGATGTGTCGTTCTGCA GCACGCCCGACGAGGCGGATCCCTGCAAGGAGACCTTCTGTGGCAAGGCGCCCTTCTCGGAGCCGGAGTCGCACGCCTTCCGGGAATACGTGACTGAATTCCGCAACAGGATAGCCTTCTACTTCAGCTTCCACGCTTTTGGAGACCTCTGGCTGATCCCGTACGGCTTCCGCTCCGAGAGGCCGCCGGACTACGACGAACTG ATGGCGCGGGCAAATCGAGCAGTCTCTGCAATACAGGAGGTTAGCGGCACCGTCTACAAAGCCGGATCCATATCTTCCTTACTTT ATATCGCTCCGGGCACTGCGATCGACTGGATGTATGTCAAGAAGGGCATCCGAATGAGCTTCACCATTGAGATTTCTTCAGAGAAGAACGGATTTTTTCTAAACCAAAGCAACGTCATCGACGTCCCGAAGCAAGCATGGGTTGGCGTGGTAGCCGCCATTCAATAA